The following are encoded in a window of Panicum virgatum strain AP13 chromosome 5N, P.virgatum_v5, whole genome shotgun sequence genomic DNA:
- the LOC120676934 gene encoding small ubiquitin-related modifier 1-like, which translates to MTPPSSPANAGPGVEEARGTATAPVKTEAGGDGGALINIKVHSQFAEDVFFRVKRTVKLRRLIDMFCGKHSLDPKAVRFLDPGGRHIRATQTPDEVGLEDGDAIDVWLDQEGGGVFCNPRRQHLGFLGVLQLV; encoded by the coding sequence ATGACGCCACCATCATCGCCGGCGAATGCAGGGCCCGGGGTTGAGGAGGCGAGGGGCACGGCCACGGCGCCGGTGAAGACCGAGGctggcggggacggcggcgccctCATCAACATCAAGGTGCACAGCCAGTTCGCCGAGGACGTGTTCTTCCGCGTCAAGCGCACCGTGAAGCTGCGGCGGCTCATTGACATGTTCTGCGGCAAGCACTCGCTCGACCCCAAGGCTGTCCGGTTCCTGGACCCCGGTGGCCGCCACATACGAGCCACGCAGACGCCGGACGAGGTCGGGCTCGAGGACGGCGACGCGATCGACGTGTGGCTCGaccaggagggcggcggcgtcttTTGTAATCCTAGGCGTCAACACCTAGGATTCCTAGGAGTTTTGCAGTTGGTTTGA
- the LOC120673537 gene encoding sedoheptulose-1,7-bisphosphatase, chloroplastic has product METVAAASYAGAAAGAATGATRSPACCAAMSFSQSYRPKASRPPTAFYGESVRVNTARPLAARQTKAASRAALSARCEIGDSLEEFLTKATPDKNLIRLLTCMGEAMRTIAFKVRTASCGGTACVNSFGDEQLAVDMLANKLLFDALEYSHVCKYACSEEVPELQDMGGPVDGGFSVAFDPLDGSSIVDTNFTVGTIFGVWPGDKLTGVTGGDQVAAAMGIYGPRTTYVIALKDCPGTHEFLLLDEGKWQHVKDTTSIGEGKMFSPGNLRATFDNPEYDKLINYYVKEKYTLRYTGGMVPDVNQIIVKEKGIFTNVTSPSAKAKLRLLFEVAPLGLLIEKAGGHSSDGKQSVLDKVINELDERTQVAYGSKNEIIRFEETLYGSSRLAAGATVGAAA; this is encoded by the exons ATGGAGAccgtcgcggcggcgagctacgccggcgcggccgccggcgcggccaccgGCGCCACGCGCTCCCCGGCCTGCTGCGCCGCCATGTCCTTCTCGCAGTCGTACAGGCCCAAG GCGTCCAGGCCGCCGACGGCGTTCTACGGCGAGTCGGTGCGGGTGAACACGGCGCGGCCGCTCGCGGCGAGGCAGACCAAGGCGGCGAGCCGCGCGGCGCTCAGCGCGCGGTGCGAGATCGGCGACAGCCTG GAGGAGTTCCTGACCAAGGCGACGCCGGACAAGAACCTCATCAGGCTGCTCACCTGCATGGGGGAGGCCATGAGGACGATCGCGTTCAAGGTCCGGACGGCGTCCTGCGGCGGCACGGCCTGCGTCAACTCCTTCGGCGACGagcagctcgccgtcgacatGCTCGCCAACAAGCTCCTCTTCGAT GCTCTGGAGTACTCCCATGTGTGCAAGTATGCGTGCTCTGAGGAAGTCCCCGAGCTGCAAGACATGGGTGGCCCAGTTGACG GTGGCTTCAGCGTCGCGTTCGATCCCCTTGACGGTTCCAGCATTGTCGACACGAACTTCACCGTCGGAACCATCTTCGGTGTCTGGCCCGGCGACAAGCTGACGGgcgtcaccggcggcgaccaGGTCGCCGCTGCGATGGGCATCTACGGGCCCCGCACGACCTACGTTATCGCCCTCAAGGACTGCCCCGGGACACACGAGTTCCTCCTCCTCGACGAAG GTAAATGGCAGCATGTCAAGGACACCACCTCCATTGGGGAGGGGAAGATGTTCTCTCCTGGTAATTTGAGGGCAACATTTGACAACCCTGAGTACGACAAG CTCATCAACTACTACGTCAAGGAGAAGTACACATTGCGTTACACTGGAGGAATGGTTCCAGATGTCAACCAG ATCATAGTGAAGGAGAAGGGCATCTTCACCAACGTGACGTCCCCGTCCGCCAAGGCCAAGCTGCGGCTCCTCTTCGAGGTGGCGCCGCTGGGGCTCCTGATCGAGAAGGCCGGCGGGCACAGCAGCGACGGCAAGCAGTCGGTGCTGGACAAGGTGATCAACGAGCTCGACGAGCGCACCCAGGTGGCCTACGGCTCCAAGAACGAGATCATCCGGTTCGAGGAGACCCTCTACGGCTCGTccaggctcgccgccggcgccaccgtcgGCGCGGCCGCCTGA
- the LOC120676217 gene encoding protein OCTOPUS-like — MTTLQMDPPAPPGRRSVSTICDLHPGETFTGFCAACLRERLQGLEASAAAASAPGRKSTSAIRSLFARPFAAGGSSASGPAEPPDLRRCKSFSCGRGGDALAAAAAARADEPQRRSCDVRGRSTLWALFHQDDRDRVRDGTAFGAFPASSSIAAAALAAEVQLPPQAPCIPDDFLDEDIPVVMESDEIIPVVEEEPVVAMDISVEVDAEGNVTREGKNIKDHIDLESSQNKKASPKDLKEIAGSFWVAASVFSKKWQKWRRKQKLKKEAAVSKAAAAAMPPPEKPYKPSFLRRRLLRGEAGSELPGGRRSCDTDPRFSLDAARMSVDDVGFSWDEPRASWDGYLFGAGAGVGLGRAPPPLSRLPPILSVLEDTPGDIVERSDGQIPVEDDFDPEPPGGSLQTRDYYLDSSSRRRQSLERSGSVRRPSFEVPNPRPVAAAVNGKESPIGGSEFYHFHHAEDLLDRGFSSNSLIEDISASLEAALSGPAKKPRRWRKAWSLWGLIHRRAAGRRGGGPSDIADRSFSEPWPDLRVRGANPKMQRCNSNLSARSSFSSNSGGLSSSRRSYVDASGNVRRREEPHAPAPPLERNRSARYSPGRAAADNGMLRFYLTPMRSGSARPRGGGLPSKAPGPGRPLATQSFARSVLRLY, encoded by the coding sequence ATGACGACGCTGCAGATggacccgccggcgccgcccgggcGGCGGTCGGTGTCGACGATCTGCGACCTGCACCCGGGCGAGACGTTCACTGGCTTCTGCGCCGCGTGCCTGCGCGAGCGCCTCCAGGGGCTCGAggcgtccgccgccgcggcctcggcgccAGGGCGCAAGTCCACATCGGCCATCCGCTCCCTCTTCGCCAggccgttcgccgccggcggctcgTCCGCGTCCGGCCCGGCCGAGCCGCCGGACCTCCGGCGCTGCAAGTCGTTCTcgtgcggccgcggcggggacgcgctcgccgccgctgcggccgccAGGGCGGACGAGCCGCAGCGGCGCTCGTGCGACGTGCGCGGGCGCAGCACGCTGTGGGCGCTGTTCCACCAGGACGACCGTGACCGCGTCCGCGACGGCACGGCGTTCGGCGCGTTCCCGGCCTCGTCCTCGATCGCAGCGGCTGCGCTCGCCGCCGAGGTCCAGCTCCCGCCGCAGGCACCATGCATCCCTGACGATTTCCTGGACGAGGACATTCCCGTGGTCATGGAGTCCGACGAGATAATACCGGTGGTCGAGGAAGAGCCCGTCGTCGCGATGGACATTTCCGTCGAGGTGGACGCCGAAGGCAATGTGACCCGGGAAGGTAAGAACATCAAGGATCACATTGATCTCGAGTCGTCGCAGAACAAGAAGGCGTCACCCAAAGACCTGAAAGAGATCGCCGGGAGCTTCTGGGTCGCCGCCTCCGTGTTCAGCAAGAAGTGGCAGAAGTGGCGACGCAAGCAGAAGCTCAAGAAGGAGGCTGCCGTGAGCAAGGCCGCGGCAGCGGCAATGCCTCCTCCGGAGAAGCCCTACAAGCCATCGTTCCTTCGGCGGCGTCTCCTCCGTGGCGAGGCCGGCTCCGAGCTTCCCGGTGGCCGGCGCTCGTGCGACACCGACCCGCGTTTCTCCCTCGACGCGGCGCGCATGTCCGTGGACGACGTCGGCTTCTCGTGGGACGAGCCGCGGGCGTCCTGGGACGGGTACCtgttcggcgccggcgccggcgtcggcctcGGGCGCGCACCTCCACCGCTCTCCCGACTCCCTCCCATCCTGTCGGTCCTGGAGGACACACCGGGCGACATCGTCGAGCGCTCCGACGGCCAAATCCCCGTGGAAGACGACTTTGACCCCGAGCCGCCAGGTGGCTCCTTGCAGACAAGAGACTACTACCTCGACTCCTCCAGCCGGAGGCGCCAGAGCCTGGAGCGCTCAGGCTCCGTACGCAGGCCATCCTTCGAGGTCCCCAACCCAAGACCAGTGGCGGCAGCTGTGAATGGCAAGGAGTCCCCCATCGGCGGCTCAGAATTCTACCACTTCCACCACGCCGAGGACCTGCTGGACCGCGGCTTCAGCTCCAACTCCCTCATCGAGGACATCTCCGCGAGCCTGGAGGCGGCGCTGTCCGGCCCCGCGAAGAAGCCGCGCCGGTGGCGCAAGGCGTGGAGCCTGTGGGGCCTCATCCACCGGCGCGCCGCggggcgcaggggcggcggcccgtCCGACATCGCCGACCGCTCGTTCTCCGAGCCGTGGCCCGACCTGCGCGTCCGCGGCGCCAACCCCAAGATGCAGCGGTGCAACAGCAACCTGAGCGCGCGCAGCTCGTTCAGCAGCAACAGCGGCGGGCTCAGCAGCTCGCGGCGCAGCTACGTGGACGCCAGCGGCAACGTccggcggagggaggagccgcacgcgccggcgccgccgctggagcgGAACCGCAGCGCGCGCTACTcgcccgggcgcgccgccgcggacaacGGCATGCTGAGGTTCTACCTGACCCCGATGCGCAGCGGCagcgcgcggccgcgcggcggcggcctgccgaGCAAGGCCCCCGGGCCCGGGCGGCCGCTGGCCACGCAGTCGTTCGCGCGCAGCGTGCTCCGCCTGTACTAG
- the LOC120673957 gene encoding uncharacterized protein LOC120673957 — MSGAAASDDSRDHSDGVPTTTTARGPIKLTSAAPRITSRNSLTQNCRTFGPEIYNLQLSSAEAGAASSARPATPPRRHQQPAASGDGGVLTSMVGMYQHQLRDDAFGTLGGGHCGEQPRLAGGGAPSSPPSAALAPPLAQAHGGGQPQQLFEALVGGGSLLRGSGGGKGSGAVGDLGVLVRWMRELAADPVAPLPAPSEHRPRKRHVLALRRARYLRLEDVADAEELPSLSKKRKLHWDKHKKKGCFNMPTRKSERLAKRMKLMASLLLTQRKKIGVGEHFQAEIPEWTGQPSGKELSCYRSDPETSKMLGTTIWPPGDVNKTDTVAVGRGRPESCSCSCPGSFFCRQHHINEARDRLRSELGQAFIIWQFDSMGEQVSKFLSHDEQLKLNTLERLVPVMDQKTYWAVASKNFASKPRIELIKYYLNVFLMRRVLSQCRLGLLEIDSDEDEVEEEEDEDQPEGSSSLQRTQDVQDVKVS; from the exons ATGTCGGGCGCGGCCGCCTCGGACGATTCACGCGACCACTCCGATGGGgtgcccaccaccaccaccgccc gtgggcccatcaAGCTTACCTCCGCCGCTCCACGAATCACATCGCGCAACTCGCTAACCCAGAACTGCAGAACATTCGGTCCCGAAATTTACAATTTACAGCTATCGAGCGCGGAGGCGGGAGCAGCGAGCAGCGCGCGGCCGGCGACCCCACCACGACGGCATCAGCAACCGGCCGCGTCCGGCGACGGCGGGGTCCTCACCTCGATGGTGGGGATGTACCAGCACCAGCTCCGCGACGACGCCTTCGGCACCCTAGGCGGCGGACACTGCGGTGAGCAgccacggctcgccggcggcggcgccccgtcCTCCCCTCCATCGGCTGCTCTCGCCCCGCCGCTGGCGCAGGCGCATGGCGGCGGTCAGCCGCAGCAGCTGTTCGAGGCTCTGGTCGGCGGGGGGAGCCTGCTGCGCGGCTCGGGAGGCGGCAAAGGCAGCGGCGCGGTTGGGGATCTGGGGGTGCTGGTGCGGTGGATGCGGGAGCTCGCAGCGGATCCCGTGgccccgctgccggcgccgtcgGAGCACAGGCCGAGGAAGCGGCACGTGCTGGCCTTGCGGCGTGCGCGCTACCTCAGATTGGAGGACGTGGCGGACGCAGAAGAGCTCCCCAGCCTCTCCAAG AAAAGGAAGCTCCATTGGGATAAACATAAAAAGAAAGGGTGCTTTAACATGCCAACAAGGAAATCGGAGAGACTAGCTAAGAGAATGAAACTCATGGCATCATTGCTCCTCACACAACGGAAAAAGATTGGAGTAGGTGAGCACTTTCAGGCAGAGATACCTGAATGGACCGGGCAACCTTCAGGGAAAGAGCTTTCATGTTACAGGAGTGACCCAGAGACATCAAAGATGTTAGgaactacaatttggcctcCTGGAGATGTTAACAAAACCGATACTGTAGCTGTTGGGCGGGGAAGACCAGAATCATGTAGTTGCTCCTGCCCAGGATCCTTCTTCTGCAGACAGCACCACATAAATGAAGCAAGAGATCGGCTGCGATCTGAACTTGGTCAAGCTTTCATAATATGGCAGTTTGATTCAATGGGGGAACAGGTTTCTAAGTTTTTGAGTCATGATGAGCAACTGAAGTTAAACACACTTGAACGATTGGTTCCTGTTATGGACCAAAAGACATATTGGGCAGTTGCGTCAAAAAATTTTGCTTCAAAGCCCAGGATAGAATTGATAAAGTACTACTTGAATGTGTTCCTGATGAGAAGGGTGCTGAGCCAGTGCAGATTGGGTCTTTTGGAAATTGACAGTGACGAAGATGAagtggaggaagaggaggatgaAGATCAGCCTGAAGGCTCCAGCTCTCTTCAGAG GACCCAAGATGTCCAGGACGTGAAGGTCTCATGA
- the LOC120672691 gene encoding uncharacterized protein LOC120672691 encodes MLTLHTIQTSLASLRRSSPFQRALIGRKRSFICAGGSEDAESGSSPPLGGDKRRQEVLAQIAMLQAQKVRITDFLDERSAYLTKFAKDADSEFDLIGQNAMKELDAVGDQILERLDSKMQAFEETAEVQRQEIEMNDKVLEDFEDWIEKEKNEGMFFKSLGKVKPRNKKEIKLKAKVEAQKVKEIAKESAGSKTRMNIYLGLMAILGLTTANAVFATPEVEWRKVAALGLIFIGLVAQVIYEQDISPPKAEKTEKREE; translated from the exons ATGCTTACTCTTCATACCATTCAGACATCCCTTGCCTCGCTGCGCAGATCCTCCCCGTTCCAGCGTGCTCTGATAGGCAGGAAGAGATCTTTCATCTGTGCCGGCGGCTCTGAAGATGCCGAATCCGGCAGTTCTCCGCCGCTTGGTGGCGACAAACGCCGGCAGGAGGTTCTTGCGCAGATCGCTATGCTTCAGGCGCAGAAAGTGCGCATCACCGACTTCTTGGATGAGCGCTCTGCTTACCTGACCAAGTTCGCCAAGGATGCCGACTCCGAGTTCGACCTGATTGGGCAGAACGCTATGAAAGAGCTTGATGCCGTTGGAGACCAG ATACTGGAGAGGCTCGACAGCAAGATGCAAGCCTTCGAGGAGACGGCAGAGGTACAAAGGCAAGAGATAGAAATGAACGACAAGGTGTTAGAAGACTTCGAAGATTGGATTGAAAAGGAGAAAAACGAGGGAATGTTCTTCAAAAGTCTTGGGAAGGTCAAGCCTCGGAACAAGAAAGAAATCAAGCTGAAAGCAAAAGTGGAAGCACAGAAGGTCAAAGAGATTGCAAAAGAGAGTGCAGGGTCAAAAACTCGGATGAACATTTACCTTGGGCTGATGGCAATACTTGGGCTTACGACTGCGAACGCTGTCTTTGCTACACCCGAGGTGGAGTGGAGGAAGGTTGCTGCTCTGGGTCTGATTTTCATTGGTCTGGTTGCTCAGGTCATCTACGAGCAGGATATCTCACCACCGAAAGCTGAGAAGACAGAAAAAAGGGAAGAATGA